From one Odontesthes bonariensis isolate fOdoBon6 chromosome 14, fOdoBon6.hap1, whole genome shotgun sequence genomic stretch:
- the LOC142398391 gene encoding uncharacterized protein LOC142398391 isoform X1 — protein MSHSYDADDLDLFSSLLSVKVEYYRSFEYRLKWKGSMSPQRMTRLSKASKKNVQKNPVPNEDDIRRRLRGQRVRAWLEETGADDCIVDTDKGKDCDMIDIINGACAEERVAEQDGGETVEVVDNGLDVSHEDSGSECSSIASGPSFLHHGTSKKLKPSRVLCSACRKLHQKAKRTKAPVRTNVTDNDPQSLTCDQWVLIKKWTPRRLPNATRKLLSHTQLEKDRGQRPGQSSVCSRPHTFLQRNLRRCAREPAKKQRKKNTRKRTRDGCQGSRVAKQQRLQSNSHRQHIDISPMDDSPNSCFSSWRRNRQDIHNRADADLTAEVIPSSVTRETTKAKDIRAKRVVPKKACGFADLLAQLRGNSSVIVRETR, from the exons ATGAGTCA CAGTTATGACGCAGATGACTTGGATCTATTCTCTTCTTTGCTGTCTGTAAAAGTAGAATATTATAG GTCATTTGAGTATCGCCTCAAGTGGAAGGGATCCATGTCTCCCCAACGCATGACCAGACTGTCAAAAGCCTCCAAAAAGAATGTCCAAAAAAATCCCGTGCCGAATGAGGATGATATCAGGCGTAGGCTGAGAGGTCAGAGAGTGAGAGCTTGGCTGGAGGAAACCGGGGCTGATGACTGCATAGTAGACACGGACAAGGGAAAGGACTGTGACATGATCGACATCATAAACGGCGCTTGTGCTGAGGAGCGTGTTGCAGAGCAAGACGGAGGAGAGACCGTAGAGGTAGTTGATAACGGGCTGGATGTGTCGCATGAGGACAGTGGCTCAGAGTGCAGCAGCATAGCTTCTGGTCCCTCCTTCTTACATCATGGCACCTCCAAGAAGCTAAAGCCTTCCCGGGTCCTGTGCTCAGCCTGTCGCAAGCTCCATCAGAAGGCAAAGAGAACAAAGGCACCAGTCAGAACCAATGTCACAGACAATG ATCCCCAGTCCCTGACATGCGACCAGTGGGTGCTGATCAAAAAGTGGACGCCTCGAAGGCTACCTAATGCAACACG GAAGCTTTTAAGCCACACACAACTGGAAAAGGACAGAGGGCAACGTCCGGGACAATCATCAGTCTGCTCGAGGCCACACACTTTCCTTCAGAG GAACCTCAGACGGTGTGCCAGAGAGCCAGCAAAAAAGCAAAGGAAGAAGAACACGAGAAAGCGAACCAGAGATGGCTGCCAGGGTTCCCGTGTTGCCAAGCAGCAGCGTCTCCAAAGCAACAGTCACCGCCAACACATCGATATAAGCCCTATGGATGACAGCCCAAACAGCTGTTTTAGCAGCTGGCGTCGCAACAGACAAGACATCCACAATCGGGCCGATGCAGATTTGACGGCTGAGGTGATTCCGTCATCCGTAACCCGGGAAACCACCAAGGCAAAAGATATCCGAGCCAAGCGGGTGGTGCCGAAGAAGGCGTGCGGATTCGCAGACCTGCTTGCTCAGTTGCGAGGCAACAGCAGCGTGATCGTCAGAGAAACCCGTTAG
- the LOC142398391 gene encoding uncharacterized protein LOC142398391 isoform X2: MSPQRMTRLSKASKKNVQKNPVPNEDDIRRRLRGQRVRAWLEETGADDCIVDTDKGKDCDMIDIINGACAEERVAEQDGGETVEVVDNGLDVSHEDSGSECSSIASGPSFLHHGTSKKLKPSRVLCSACRKLHQKAKRTKAPVRTNVTDNDPQSLTCDQWVLIKKWTPRRLPNATRKLLSHTQLEKDRGQRPGQSSVCSRPHTFLQRNLRRCAREPAKKQRKKNTRKRTRDGCQGSRVAKQQRLQSNSHRQHIDISPMDDSPNSCFSSWRRNRQDIHNRADADLTAEVIPSSVTRETTKAKDIRAKRVVPKKACGFADLLAQLRGNSSVIVRETR; this comes from the exons ATGTCTCCCCAACGCATGACCAGACTGTCAAAAGCCTCCAAAAAGAATGTCCAAAAAAATCCCGTGCCGAATGAGGATGATATCAGGCGTAGGCTGAGAGGTCAGAGAGTGAGAGCTTGGCTGGAGGAAACCGGGGCTGATGACTGCATAGTAGACACGGACAAGGGAAAGGACTGTGACATGATCGACATCATAAACGGCGCTTGTGCTGAGGAGCGTGTTGCAGAGCAAGACGGAGGAGAGACCGTAGAGGTAGTTGATAACGGGCTGGATGTGTCGCATGAGGACAGTGGCTCAGAGTGCAGCAGCATAGCTTCTGGTCCCTCCTTCTTACATCATGGCACCTCCAAGAAGCTAAAGCCTTCCCGGGTCCTGTGCTCAGCCTGTCGCAAGCTCCATCAGAAGGCAAAGAGAACAAAGGCACCAGTCAGAACCAATGTCACAGACAATG ATCCCCAGTCCCTGACATGCGACCAGTGGGTGCTGATCAAAAAGTGGACGCCTCGAAGGCTACCTAATGCAACACG GAAGCTTTTAAGCCACACACAACTGGAAAAGGACAGAGGGCAACGTCCGGGACAATCATCAGTCTGCTCGAGGCCACACACTTTCCTTCAGAG GAACCTCAGACGGTGTGCCAGAGAGCCAGCAAAAAAGCAAAGGAAGAAGAACACGAGAAAGCGAACCAGAGATGGCTGCCAGGGTTCCCGTGTTGCCAAGCAGCAGCGTCTCCAAAGCAACAGTCACCGCCAACACATCGATATAAGCCCTATGGATGACAGCCCAAACAGCTGTTTTAGCAGCTGGCGTCGCAACAGACAAGACATCCACAATCGGGCCGATGCAGATTTGACGGCTGAGGTGATTCCGTCATCCGTAACCCGGGAAACCACCAAGGCAAAAGATATCCGAGCCAAGCGGGTGGTGCCGAAGAAGGCGTGCGGATTCGCAGACCTGCTTGCTCAGTTGCGAGGCAACAGCAGCGTGATCGTCAGAGAAACCCGTTAG
- the LOC142398393 gene encoding C-X-C chemokine receptor type 4-like: MSYYEHIFFDYDNETGSGSGSGEEGVELDEPCDVEHLMTAELQQVFLPVVYSLIFILGITGNGLVVIVLGCQRRSKCSLTDRYRLHLSAADLLFVLALPFWAVDAALADWRFGAATCVGVHVIYTVNLYGSVLILAFISLDRYLAVVRATDTNTGGLRQLLAHRLVYVGAWLPSGLLAVPDLIFARTQEGGEGSTLCQRFYPADNAPLWVSVFHLQLVLVGLVIPGLVLLVCYCVIVTRLTRGPLGGQRQKRRAVRTTIALVLCFFVCWLPYGTGISVDALLRLEVLPRSCRLEAALGLWLAVAEPMAYAHCCLNPLLYAFLGAGFKSSARRALTLSRASSLKVLPRRCPGTSTTTESESSSLHSS; the protein is encoded by the exons ATGTCCTACTATGAG CATATCTTCTTTGACTACGACAATGAGAcaggctctggctctggctctggagAGGAGGGAGTGGAACTAGATGAGCCGTGTGATGTGGAACACTTGATGACAGCTGAGCTTCAGCAGGTCTTCCTTCCTGTGGTCTACTCTCTCATCTTCATCCTGGGCATCACAGGAAACGGCCTGGTGGTCATAGTTCTGGGCTGTCAGCGCAG GTCTAAGTGCAGCCTCACGGATCGGTACCGCCTCCACCTCTCTGCTGCTGACCTCCTTTTCGTTCTGGCGCTCCCGTTCTGGGCAGTAGACGCAGCCCTGGCTGATTGGCGGTTTGGAGCAGCCACCTGCGTTGGTGTACATGTGATCTATACTGTCAACCTGTACGGCAGCGTGCTCATCCTGGCATTCATCAGCCTGGACCGCTACCTGGCAGTCGTCAGAGCCACGGACACCAACACCGGTGGTCTGAGGCAGCTGCTGGCACACAGACTGGTGTATGTAG GTGCTTGGCTCCCCTCTGGCCTGCTGGCAGTGCCAGATTTGATATTTGCCCGAACTcaggaaggaggagagggatCCACTCTGTGCCAGCGATTCTACCCTGCAGATAATGCCCCTCTCTGGGTTTCAGTCTTCCACCTGCAGCTGGTCCTGGTGGGTTTGGTGATCCCCGGCCTGGTCCTCcttgtgtgttactgtgtcatTGTCACAAGGCTGACACGAGGCCCGTTGGGGGGCCAGAGGCAGAAGCGGCGGGCAGTCCGGACCACCATCGCATTGGTGCTCTGCTTCTTCGTGTGCTGGCTCCCCTATGGAACGGGCATCTCTGTGGACGCTCTGCTGCGCCTGGAGGTCCTGCCGCGGAGCTGCAGACTGGAGGCTGCTTTAGGCTTGTGGCTTGCGGTGGCTGAGCCCATGGCATACGCACACTGCTGCCTGAACCCGCTACTCTACGCATTCCTCGGGGCCGGATTCAAGAGTTCAGCCCGCAGAGCCCTCACTCTGAGTCGGGCttcaagtttgaaggttttaccCCGGAGATGCCCCGGGACCTCTACGACCACAGAGTCCGAGTCATCCAGTTTACACTCCAGCTAG